A stretch of DNA from Serinus canaria isolate serCan28SL12 unplaced genomic scaffold, serCan2020 HiC_scaffold_488, whole genome shotgun sequence:
acccttccccagctccctcaggatcCTCTCCACCCCACACCATCCATAaaccagcactgagcccagATCCCCAGGGACACCAAAGTGACCTGGGGACACCACGGCGACCCGGGGACATCCCAGACCCCCCAGCCCGCCCTGTCCTGCTCACgtctggctgggctctgcctcgCTCTGCTGGGCAGCCCCGAAGCTCTGCATGGCTTgcacttcctcctcctcctcatcctcgcTCGAGGCCTCCTCGGCGGCGTGGGGCGAgcgcgggggcggcgcggccgcCGTCCCGTCCGCCTTCTGCATCGATGGCTTCTGGCAGATGTACTTGGGGTCCCGGCCCAGGCTGCAgatctcctccagcagctgtggaaggGCTGGCATTTAGGGGGAGACAGATTTTGGGGGGCCCTTAACCCCCACAAGTGTCACCAAGTTGTCACCTTGATGATGGCGGTGGTGGCATCGGTCTTGAGCGTGGGCTGGTGTCGCATCAGCTCGTCCACGGCGCTGCCCAGGTTGGAGGCTGTGTCACCTGGGGGGGCAGGGGACAGAAAGTGTTTTGGGGGGGCAGAGCAAGTTTGGGGGGGATAGAGCAGGTTTTGGGGGGGCAGAGGTGGTTTTGGGAGTTATATACACAGGGGATGGTAcctaaaataaacacaaacaccTCCAAAAAATGAGACAATTATTTAAATGTTAGGATGATGTTTTGTTAAAAGTTGGTGGGGTCTCcagtgtccctggtgtccccaatgtccccagcctccccagtgtccccagtacccccagtgtcccccaaTATCCCAAGTCCCCCCAGTACACCCAGTGTCCCCAGTACCCCATGTCCCCTGCTCACCCAGGGGGTCAGAGCTGCGGCAGCACCACATGGCAGGCAGGTAATcgggggacagcagcaccttgTGTGTCCCtagtgtcccctgtccccccagtgtccccagcatcCCCCGCTCACCCAGGGGGTCGGAGCTGCGGCGGCGGCGCATGGCGGGCAGGTAGTcgggggacagcagcaccttgAAGAGGCGCTCGAAGGGCTGGCACTGCACGAAGCTCTGCAGCCCCCGCGCATTCAGGCACAGCGCGCTGAACACGTTGGGCAGAGAGCCCAGCACCTCCCGCGTCGCCGGCACCTGCGCAGGTGAGGGGTTatggcacacctggggcaggtgtgtggcacacacagggaaGGTGAGGGACTGGGGCACATTTGGGGCAggtcaggggctgggggcacaccTGGTGTGAGGCAAACACAGGGCAAAGCTGgggcaaggcagggacaggtgGGGGGGCAGGCACTGGGCAGGTGAAGGGCAAAGCTGGCACAGACATTGGGCAGGTGCTGTACAGGCAGGTGAAGGGCACAGCTAGGACAGACAATGGACTAGTGTGGGGCAAAGCTGGGGCACACACTGGACAGGTGTGGCACCAGCAtgggcaggtgagcagcaggtaCAGGAACACAAGACAGGAGCAGGGCAAGAAATGGAACAGATGTGAAAACAGCTGAAGAGACACACAAGGGGACAGGTGTCAGGTGTAGGACAGGTGACAGGTAAGCCCCACTCACATCCTTGATGAGCAGAGCGTGCAGCATGACGTCAGTGAGGCCGTTGTCCTGCAGCGAGGACAGCAGCGAGGGCTCCTGGAACACGAAGACCGTCACCACCTCGGTCGCTGCGGCGGAGGAGAAAGGGGGGCACTGAGGGCAGGTAGAGCACCTGGCGGGGTCCCCGCTCCGTGCCCGCCCCGCGCTGCCCAGGTGGGGCCGGGGCGTGGCTCACCCAGCAGGAACAGCGAGGGGCCGTAGTACTCGGCGTTGCTGATGATGTGCTTCAGCGAGGTGGGCAGCGAGCCGTCCATCACTGCGGGGACAATGCGTGGTCAGTGCCACCACCCCGCCACCCCCTGAGGGGgtctggggacatcagggaccACCCACCGTGCCGGATGCCGTCAGAGAAGGCGGGGTCTTGGATGGCTTTTTTGAGGAAGTTCAGCATGGATTTGAGCAAAGCGGCGCGCTGGGGGATGCACTGCACTCCTGAGGGGAACACCGGGAGAGGATTGGGGGGCACATGAGGAAattggggtgtccccagggagagAAGTAGATGTGGAAAAGAATTTGGGGTCTTCAtactgggggaactgggatgTCCATATAGGAATCAAGTGGGGTGTCCACGTAGGAGGAACTGGGGTGTCCATATGGGGAAGGAATTACAGCATCCACAGAGGAGGAATTGGGGTGTCCTCACAGGGATGGAATTGTTGGGGGCCCGCACACTTTTCATTTACCCACATTTTACTGGGGTTCCCACATAGGGAACAAGTTGGGGTCCAttggtgtccccagtgtccccagcaccgAGGATCACCTACCGCCACGTGGGGAGGGAGTGGCAGCACTGGTGCTGGGCACGGCGGGTGGGGCTGGTGGCACCGGGTCCGGCCGGGTTTCGGCTGAGGGGCCGGGGCTGCTCTCCATGGTCACATCGGTCACTGCAGGGGGACGGTGACATTGCAGGGGAAACAGGTGACACCACGGGGTGGGGGAACAGGTGACACCACAGAGGGGATGCTGCCTCTGCTCACCTTCCATGTCCGTCTCCATGTCCTCACCCTCGGGCAGAGTGGCAGCGGGCGGGCGCTGCACTTTGGGCTTGATGACGAAGGGACACTCACGGCGGCACAGGTCCACCTCGTGCTGGGGGGGACAGAGCCTCAgcaccccaaaccaccccaggGGACCCCAAAACATTCCCAGGGCACCCCAAAAGCAGGTCAAGGGTAGGGGGGAAGCACCTCCAGGCGGTAGATGAAGATGGACAGCCCACTGTGTGACTGGAAGGCGGCCATGTCCAGGTTGGTGATGAGATCCACCACCCGCACCGCCCGCGTGACGAACGTGATCTGGTCCTGCTCGTCCCCCAGGAACTTGATCACCTGGCAAGGGGACAGACAGCAGGTGAGGAAGTCCCCGAGGCACCTGAGAGCCACCCACAGGTGAAAAGAGCTCACCTTGAGCAGCGCCTCCATCATGCCGCACGAGACCAGCGCCTCGCCGCCTGCGTCGTAGCTGGCCAGGTGGTACAGGAAGGAGAAGAGCGCCGTGGCAAACTGGTGGGGGTAGGGCTCCATGGAAGGGTCTGGGGGTGCACAGGTGTGGTTAGAGCAGGTGACACCCCCCAGGTGATCCCCCCCCAGGCCC
This window harbors:
- the LOC103825067 gene encoding E3 ubiquitin-protein ligase HUWE1-like; the protein is MSWMLACDRPERQPLKALLLALLNFTALLIEYSFSRHLYSSIEHLTTLLASSDMHVVLAVLNLLYVFSKRSNYITRLGSERRGPLLARLQHLAESWGGKENGFGLAECCRDLHMMKYPPSATTLHFEFYAEPGVEVKVDKRATSTTLHYIHIEQLDKISESPSEIMESLTKMYSIPKDKQMLLFTHIRLAHGFSNHKKRLQAVQARLHAISILVYSNALQESANSILYNGLIEELVDVLQITDKQLMDIKAASLRTLTSIVHLERTPKLSSIIDCTGTASYHGFLPVLVRNCIQAMIDPSMEPYPHQFATALFSFLYHLASYDAGGEALVSCGMMEALLKVIKFLGDEQDQITFVTRAVRVVDLITNLDMAAFQSHSGLSIFIYRLEHEVDLCRRECPFVIKPKVQRPPAATLPEGEDMETDMEVTDVTMESSPGPSAETRPDPVPPAPPAVPSTSAATPSPRGGVQCIPQRAALLKSMLNFLKKAIQDPAFSDGIRHVMDGSLPTSLKHIISNAEYYGPSLFLLATEVVTVFVFQEPSLLSSLQDNGLTDVMLHALLIKDVPATREVLGSLPNVFSALCLNARGLQSFVQCQPFERLFKVLLSPDYLPAMRRRRSSDPLGDTASNLGSAVDELMRHQPTLKTDATTAIIKLLEEICSLGRDPKYICQKPSMQKADGTAAAPPPRSPHAAEEASSEDEEEEEVQAMQSFGAAQQSEAEPSQTVVGTEERIPIPLMDYILNV